From Psychrobacillus sp. FSL K6-2836, a single genomic window includes:
- a CDS encoding cytidine deaminase, with translation MNKELLMESARNMKSVAYVPYSKFPVGVALLLTDGTIINGVNVENVSLGATNCAERTAIFTAISNGYKKGDFQAIAVAGNTVDFLPPCSICRQVLAEFCLPDMPVYLTNENKDILELNLRELLPYAFTDLEM, from the coding sequence ATGAATAAAGAACTGTTAATGGAAAGTGCACGTAATATGAAATCAGTAGCATATGTACCTTATTCCAAATTTCCAGTTGGAGTAGCATTATTACTTACAGATGGCACTATAATTAATGGAGTAAACGTGGAAAATGTTTCATTAGGGGCAACTAATTGTGCTGAGAGAACGGCTATTTTTACTGCAATATCAAATGGTTATAAAAAAGGTGATTTCCAGGCTATAGCTGTCGCCGGTAATACGGTAGATTTCCTTCCACCTTGTAGCATTTGCAGACAAGTTTTAGCAGAATTTTGTTTGCCTGATATGCCAGTTTATTTAACAAATGAGAACAAAGATATACTAGAATTGAATTTAAGAGAATTATTACCTTACGCATTCACTGATCTGGAGATGTAA
- the rplT gene encoding 50S ribosomal protein L20 gives MPRVKSTPVTKRRRKKVLKLAKGYYGSKHTLYKVANQQVMKSFMYAYRDRRNKKRDFRRLWITRINAAARMNGLSYSRLMHGLKLAEIEVNRKMLADLAVSDSQAFTQLADAAKKAIAK, from the coding sequence ATGCCACGCGTAAAAAGCACACCAGTAACTAAACGTCGTCGTAAAAAAGTATTAAAATTAGCTAAAGGTTATTACGGTTCAAAACATACATTATACAAAGTTGCTAACCAACAAGTAATGAAATCATTCATGTATGCATACCGTGATCGTCGTAACAAAAAACGTGATTTCCGTAGACTATGGATTACACGTATCAATGCGGCAGCACGTATGAACGGACTTTCGTATAGCCGTTTAATGCACGGATTGAAATTAGCTGAAATCGAAGTTAACCGTAAAATGTTAGCGGATCTTGCAGTATCAGATTCTCAAGCATTTACACAACTTGCAGATGCAGCAAAAAAAGCAATCGCAAAATAA
- a CDS encoding glyceraldehyde-3-phosphate dehydrogenase yields MAVSIAINGFGRIGRMVFRQAIAQEDLNVVAINARYPLETLAHLIKYDSTHGTFTGNIAIEENALVVNGQRVQIVDDRDPANLPWKELNVDIVIESTGKFNDGEKATAHIEAGAKKVIITAPAKNEDATIVMGVNDDKFDPSIHHIISNASCTTNCLAPVVKVLNDTFGIENGLMTTVHAYTNDQNNLDNPHKDLRRARACGQSIIPTSTGAAKALTLVLPELQGKIHGMALRVPTPNVSLVDLVVDLQKDVTAEEVNEAFTKASEGAMQGILGITMEPLVSIDFNTTTLSTTVDGLTTMVIGERKVKVLAWYDNEWGYSARVVDLTKKVASSL; encoded by the coding sequence ATGGCAGTTTCAATTGCAATTAATGGTTTTGGACGTATTGGACGTATGGTTTTTCGTCAAGCAATAGCACAAGAGGACTTAAATGTGGTAGCGATTAATGCAAGGTACCCATTAGAGACATTGGCACATCTTATTAAATATGATTCTACACATGGTACTTTTACTGGAAATATTGCAATTGAAGAAAACGCACTAGTTGTAAATGGTCAGCGTGTTCAAATTGTGGATGATCGAGATCCAGCAAATTTACCTTGGAAAGAGTTAAACGTGGATATTGTTATTGAATCCACTGGTAAATTTAATGATGGTGAAAAAGCTACAGCACATATCGAAGCTGGAGCCAAAAAGGTAATTATTACTGCCCCTGCAAAAAATGAAGATGCAACAATTGTTATGGGAGTAAACGATGATAAATTCGATCCATCGATTCACCATATTATTTCGAATGCAAGCTGTACTACAAATTGCTTAGCACCTGTAGTTAAAGTATTGAATGACACATTTGGTATTGAAAATGGGTTAATGACTACTGTTCACGCATACACAAACGATCAAAATAATCTAGACAATCCTCACAAAGATTTACGACGTGCACGTGCCTGTGGTCAATCTATCATTCCAACCTCAACAGGAGCTGCTAAAGCACTTACACTCGTATTGCCAGAGCTGCAAGGAAAGATTCATGGCATGGCATTACGTGTACCAACTCCGAATGTCTCTTTAGTAGATTTAGTAGTGGATTTGCAAAAAGATGTTACTGCAGAAGAAGTAAATGAGGCTTTCACTAAAGCATCTGAAGGTGCAATGCAAGGTATTTTAGGTATTACAATGGAACCACTAGTATCAATCGACTTTAACACTACTACACTATCAACAACTGTTGATGGCTTAACTACTATGGTCATCGGGGAACGCAAAGTTAAGGTACTTGCTTGGTACGATAATGAGTGGGGTTACTCTGCAAGGGTGGTTGACCTGACCAAAAAAGTAGCTTCATCCCTATAA
- a CDS encoding dUTP diphosphatase codes for MNLHKLFTMQHALDQYIQANKQVTDDVFEKKGLALIVELAELANETRCFKFWSEKGPSERSVILEEYVDSIHFILSLGIEKGFQDLEEWPHKSIDGDLTALFIGANESVLTFLTEPTKTHYEKVWIMYGAIAKKLGFSNEDVLQAYIAKNETNYERQKSGY; via the coding sequence ATGAATTTACATAAACTTTTTACAATGCAACATGCTTTAGACCAATATATTCAAGCTAATAAGCAAGTAACGGACGATGTTTTTGAAAAAAAAGGGTTGGCACTTATAGTTGAACTCGCAGAACTTGCGAACGAAACTAGATGCTTTAAATTCTGGAGTGAGAAGGGACCATCAGAACGAAGTGTTATTTTAGAGGAGTATGTTGATTCTATTCACTTTATATTATCGTTAGGAATAGAAAAAGGATTTCAAGATTTAGAGGAATGGCCACATAAAAGTATCGACGGAGATTTAACTGCACTTTTCATAGGTGCAAATGAGTCCGTCTTAACGTTTTTAACTGAACCGACTAAAACTCATTACGAAAAAGTGTGGATAATGTATGGTGCAATTGCTAAAAAACTAGGTTTTAGCAATGAAGATGTCTTACAGGCGTATATTGCGAAAAATGAAACGAATTATGAACGTCAAAAAAGTGGTTATTGA
- the thrS gene encoding threonine--tRNA ligase — protein sequence MAEIIKLKFPDGAVKEFPVSTTTEEIAQSISPGLRKKALAGKLSGVLIDLKTPITEDGDIAIITPESDEALEILRHSSAHLLAQAVKRLFKDVKLGIGPVIENGFYYDIDSPVPITAEDLPLIEKEMKKIINENIEIIRHDVSRQVAFDKFKDDEYKVELLEAIPEGEQVSIYEQGDFFDLCRGVHVPSTGKLKEFKLLSIAGAYWRGNSDNKMLQRIYGTAFFKKEELTHHLNMLEEAKERDHRKIGKELDLFTTSQKVGQGLPLWLPNGATIRRVIERYIVDKELKLGYKHVYTPVLGSKELYETSGHWDHYQDSMFPPMEMDNETLVLRPMNCPHHMMVFKNGMHSYRNLPLRIAELGTMHRYEMSGAVSGLQRVRGMTLNDAHLFVRPDQIKSEFQKVVELIISVYKDFNLEDYSFRLSYRDPQNKEKYFDNDEMWEKAQSMLKEAMDELGLDYFEAEDEAAFYGPKLDVQVKTAIGKEETLSTVQLDFLLPERFDLNYIGEDGKHHRPVVIHRGVVSTMERFVAFLIEEYKGAFPTWLAPVQVEIIPVSNEVHFEFAKQIEEQLVASGFRVEMDDREEKLGYKIREAQMQKIPYMLVLGDKELEAGNVNVRKYGEQKSESIPFAEFLERLKEEVAH from the coding sequence ATGGCAGAAATTATTAAATTGAAATTTCCAGATGGAGCAGTAAAGGAATTCCCTGTATCGACAACTACAGAAGAAATTGCTCAATCAATCAGTCCTGGATTACGTAAAAAAGCACTTGCTGGAAAACTAAGTGGAGTATTAATCGACCTTAAAACACCGATTACGGAGGATGGAGATATCGCAATTATTACTCCAGAATCTGACGAAGCACTAGAAATTTTACGCCACAGCTCAGCGCACTTACTTGCACAAGCAGTTAAACGTCTTTTCAAAGATGTTAAATTAGGTATTGGACCAGTTATCGAAAATGGTTTTTACTATGATATTGATTCACCGGTGCCAATTACTGCAGAAGACTTACCATTAATCGAAAAAGAAATGAAAAAAATTATTAATGAAAATATTGAAATCATTCGTCATGATGTTTCACGTCAAGTTGCTTTTGATAAATTTAAAGACGATGAATATAAAGTAGAACTTCTGGAAGCAATTCCCGAAGGAGAACAAGTTTCTATTTATGAGCAAGGAGATTTCTTTGATCTTTGCCGTGGGGTACATGTTCCATCAACAGGCAAGCTTAAGGAGTTCAAATTATTAAGTATCGCCGGTGCATACTGGCGCGGAAATAGTGATAACAAGATGCTTCAACGTATTTATGGTACTGCATTCTTTAAAAAAGAAGAGCTTACACATCATTTAAATATGCTAGAAGAAGCGAAAGAACGCGATCATCGTAAGATTGGGAAAGAGCTAGATTTATTTACAACTTCTCAAAAAGTAGGGCAAGGCTTACCACTTTGGTTGCCAAATGGTGCGACAATCCGTCGTGTTATTGAGCGTTATATTGTAGATAAAGAGCTAAAACTTGGCTATAAGCATGTATACACACCAGTGTTAGGTTCGAAAGAGCTTTACGAAACATCTGGTCACTGGGATCATTATCAAGATTCTATGTTCCCACCGATGGAAATGGACAACGAAACATTAGTGCTACGTCCAATGAACTGTCCACATCATATGATGGTATTCAAAAATGGTATGCATTCATACAGAAACCTTCCACTACGTATTGCAGAGTTAGGGACAATGCATCGTTATGAAATGTCAGGTGCTGTATCAGGATTACAACGTGTTCGCGGAATGACTTTGAATGATGCGCATTTATTTGTACGTCCAGACCAAATCAAATCTGAGTTCCAAAAAGTTGTAGAATTAATCATTTCGGTTTATAAAGATTTTAACTTAGAAGACTACTCTTTCCGTCTTTCATATCGTGATCCTCAAAACAAAGAAAAATATTTTGATAACGATGAAATGTGGGAAAAAGCACAAAGCATGTTAAAAGAAGCGATGGACGAGCTTGGTTTAGATTACTTTGAAGCTGAAGATGAAGCGGCATTTTACGGACCAAAATTAGACGTTCAAGTGAAGACTGCAATTGGTAAAGAAGAAACTTTATCGACTGTTCAACTGGACTTCTTATTACCAGAACGCTTTGACCTAAATTACATTGGAGAAGATGGCAAGCATCATCGCCCAGTTGTTATTCACCGCGGGGTTGTTTCTACAATGGAGCGCTTTGTAGCATTTTTGATCGAAGAGTATAAAGGTGCATTTCCAACTTGGTTAGCACCTGTTCAAGTTGAGATCATTCCGGTTTCCAATGAAGTGCATTTTGAATTTGCTAAACAAATTGAAGAACAACTAGTTGCTTCTGGTTTCCGTGTTGAAATGGACGACCGAGAAGAGAAACTGGGCTATAAGATTCGTGAAGCGCAAATGCAAAAAATTCCGTACATGCTTGTACTGGGTGATAAAGAGCTAGAAGCTGGAAATGTAAACGTTCGTAAATACGGAGAACAAAAATCAGAAAGCATTCCTTTTGCAGAGTTCTTAGAACGTTTGAAAGAAGAAGTAGCACATTAA
- a CDS encoding replication initiation and membrane attachment family protein — protein sequence MLYKELQPADLYMIRLPYSFSDYDRQLLTLFYQPLVGAESISLYLTLWADGEQSERWSHYQLMNVLGMPIGKIFQARLALEAIGLLRTWKKTMDEGNIFHYELAAPLDAESFLKDPLLSMFLLNKVGENSFKQLRNRFIQNSKWNDGFTDVTRTFVDVFKPSTKMNNAVSYDDTFESKERKSSVPFYYDEFDFSLLQEGLSEQLVPKSAMTIEAREVIAKLAFLYRLSPVEMQKVVILALDDELHLSEARLKKACADYYKLTVSKVAPVIEKIEKKVVPLESTGPLTKEGELIHYLETTPPVTVLKDIANGKEPILADVQLANHFVTHFKMPIGVVNVLLQYVLLRTDMKLTKNYAEKIASHWMRKDVKTAKEAMELARNEHEQYVKWKNEGSPQKTYTKKPSREEKVPDWFYKKDGETKKSTGNATNGIQNIDEERQKLLAELGILKR from the coding sequence ATGTTATATAAAGAGCTACAGCCAGCAGATTTGTATATGATTCGCTTACCATATTCTTTTTCAGATTATGATCGGCAATTGTTGACTTTGTTTTATCAGCCGTTGGTTGGAGCAGAAAGCATTAGTTTGTATTTAACGCTTTGGGCAGATGGAGAACAAAGTGAGCGATGGTCGCATTACCAGCTGATGAATGTTCTCGGGATGCCGATCGGCAAAATTTTTCAAGCTCGTCTTGCTTTAGAGGCAATCGGTCTTCTACGTACATGGAAAAAAACAATGGATGAAGGTAATATATTCCATTATGAGCTTGCAGCACCATTAGATGCTGAGTCATTTTTAAAGGATCCATTACTATCCATGTTCTTGCTAAATAAAGTAGGAGAAAATTCATTTAAACAATTACGTAATCGTTTTATCCAAAATTCCAAGTGGAATGATGGTTTCACAGATGTTACCAGAACTTTTGTCGATGTATTTAAACCATCGACTAAAATGAATAATGCTGTATCTTATGATGACACTTTTGAATCGAAGGAAAGAAAATCTTCTGTTCCTTTTTATTACGACGAATTTGATTTTTCATTACTTCAAGAGGGTCTTTCCGAGCAATTAGTACCTAAATCAGCGATGACAATAGAAGCAAGAGAAGTAATTGCAAAACTTGCTTTTTTATATAGATTAAGCCCAGTGGAAATGCAAAAAGTTGTTATTCTTGCATTAGATGATGAACTACATTTATCAGAAGCGAGATTGAAAAAAGCATGTGCGGATTATTATAAGCTGACTGTCTCTAAAGTTGCTCCTGTAATTGAGAAGATTGAAAAGAAAGTTGTACCTTTGGAATCCACCGGACCTTTAACGAAGGAAGGTGAGTTGATCCATTATTTGGAGACAACGCCTCCCGTAACGGTACTAAAGGATATCGCGAACGGAAAAGAGCCGATTCTCGCAGATGTTCAGCTAGCTAATCATTTTGTAACTCACTTCAAAATGCCAATCGGAGTCGTCAATGTTTTGTTGCAATATGTATTACTACGTACAGACATGAAACTCACAAAAAATTATGCGGAGAAAATCGCTTCTCACTGGATGCGAAAAGATGTCAAAACAGCTAAAGAAGCAATGGAACTCGCTAGAAACGAACATGAACAGTATGTAAAATGGAAAAATGAAGGCTCTCCACAAAAAACATATACGAAAAAACCGTCCCGTGAGGAAAAAGTACCTGATTGGTTTTATAAGAAAGATGGGGAAACGAAGAAATCAACAGGGAATGCTACAAATGGAATTCAAAATATCGATGAAGAACGTCAAAAACTATTAGCGGAACTAGGTATATTGAAAAGGTAG
- the rpmI gene encoding 50S ribosomal protein L35: protein MPKMKTHRGAAKRFKKTGTGKLKHDRAFGSHLFANKSTKAKRKLRKTKVASSGDYKRIKTLLTYMK from the coding sequence ATGCCGAAAATGAAAACTCACCGTGGAGCTGCAAAGCGTTTCAAAAAAACCGGGACTGGAAAATTAAAACATGACCGTGCTTTTGGAAGCCACTTATTCGCTAACAAATCTACTAAAGCAAAACGTAAACTACGTAAAACTAAAGTAGCGTCTTCAGGCGATTACAAACGTATCAAAACTTTATTAACTTACATGAAATAA
- the infC gene encoding translation initiation factor IF-3, giving the protein MISKDMYVNDGIRARELRVIDQNGDQLGLKTRNEALEIAGRVNLDLVLVAPQAKPPVARIMDYGKFKFEQQKKDREVRKNQKIIVMKEVRLSPTIDEHDFQTKLKNAIKFLEKGDKVKASIRFKGRAITHKEIGQRVLDRFAEACTEVSTIESKPKMDGRSMFLVLAPKNEKQ; this is encoded by the coding sequence ATTATTAGCAAAGACATGTATGTAAACGATGGCATTCGAGCTCGCGAACTACGAGTTATTGATCAGAATGGTGATCAATTAGGATTAAAAACACGTAACGAAGCACTTGAAATAGCAGGTCGTGTAAATTTGGATCTTGTCCTTGTGGCTCCTCAAGCCAAGCCACCAGTCGCTCGTATCATGGACTATGGTAAATTCAAATTTGAGCAGCAAAAGAAAGATCGTGAAGTTCGTAAAAATCAAAAAATCATCGTGATGAAAGAGGTTCGTTTGAGCCCAACAATCGATGAGCATGATTTCCAAACGAAACTGAAAAACGCGATCAAGTTCCTTGAAAAAGGAGATAAAGTGAAAGCATCTATTCGATTTAAGGGCCGTGCCATCACTCACAAAGAGATCGGACAACGTGTTTTAGATAGATTTGCAGAAGCTTGTACGGAAGTATCCACAATCGAGTCAAAACCGAAAATGGATGGCCGTAGTATGTTCTTAGTGCTTGCACCAAAGAACGAAAAACAGTAA
- the speD gene encoding adenosylmethionine decarboxylase has protein sequence METMGRHIIAELWECDFDKLNDMQFIEQTFVDAALKSGAEVREVAFHKFAPQGVSGVVIISESHLTIHSFPEHGYASIDVYTCGDLDPSIAANYIADALNAGTRETLEMPRGMGPVKKPASRMTVQA, from the coding sequence TTGGAAACAATGGGACGTCACATTATTGCAGAACTATGGGAGTGCGATTTCGACAAACTTAACGATATGCAATTTATCGAGCAAACATTTGTTGATGCTGCACTAAAATCTGGTGCAGAAGTCAGAGAAGTTGCATTTCACAAATTTGCACCACAAGGTGTAAGTGGAGTGGTTATTATTTCCGAATCGCATTTAACGATTCACAGCTTTCCAGAGCACGGTTATGCGAGCATTGATGTGTATACATGTGGTGATTTAGATCCATCAATCGCAGCTAACTATATTGCAGATGCTCTTAATGCTGGAACACGCGAAACGTTAGAAATGCCACGTGGTATGGGACCAGTTAAAAAGCCTGCATCACGAATGACAGTTCAAGCGTAA
- the nrdR gene encoding transcriptional regulator NrdR, translated as MRCPTCQYNGTKVVDSRPVDDNKAIRRRRECEDCGFRFTTFEKVEETPLIVVKKDGSREEFSREKVLRGLIRACEKRPVALEQLENIVFSIEKELRRLGNAEVKSEDVGEIVMDKLAEVDEVAYVRFASVYRQFKDLNVFIDELKEILKKNPSL; from the coding sequence ATGAGATGCCCAACTTGTCAATATAATGGCACAAAAGTTGTCGATTCTCGTCCTGTGGATGACAATAAGGCAATCAGAAGAAGGAGAGAATGCGAAGATTGTGGATTTCGTTTTACTACATTTGAAAAAGTAGAAGAGACACCACTAATCGTTGTAAAAAAAGATGGTTCACGAGAAGAGTTTAGTCGTGAGAAAGTGCTACGTGGGCTAATTCGTGCTTGTGAAAAGAGACCTGTCGCACTAGAGCAACTAGAAAATATTGTTTTCTCTATTGAAAAAGAATTACGAAGACTTGGTAATGCAGAAGTGAAGTCAGAGGACGTCGGAGAAATTGTCATGGACAAGCTTGCAGAAGTAGATGAAGTAGCATACGTTCGCTTTGCTTCCGTCTATCGCCAATTTAAAGATCTGAATGTATTTATCGATGAATTAAAAGAAATTCTAAAGAAAAATCCGTCATTATAA
- a CDS encoding sigma-w pathway protein ysdB has product MFHLLRLLILILIIYVFYKILRYLFDPKRKLDEAYEKEQYYYYDEVKNVRKNFFITYKGILFEGEKYLGTTDQAFEVVSIFIWTKDPAKLQGLTKEDLRFLQNEIKMNYPNAKINWKSPIEQLMQDDE; this is encoded by the coding sequence ATGTTCCATTTACTAAGACTGCTTATTTTGATACTTATCATATATGTTTTTTATAAAATTCTTCGCTATTTATTTGATCCTAAGCGTAAACTGGATGAGGCATATGAAAAAGAACAGTATTATTATTATGATGAGGTAAAAAATGTTCGTAAAAACTTCTTTATTACGTATAAAGGAATTCTATTTGAGGGAGAAAAATATTTAGGTACTACCGACCAAGCCTTCGAAGTCGTTTCAATTTTCATTTGGACAAAAGATCCTGCTAAATTACAAGGCTTGACGAAAGAAGACTTACGTTTTTTACAAAATGAAATAAAAATGAATTATCCTAATGCCAAAATAAACTGGAAAAGCCCTATTGAGCAATTAATGCAGGATGACGAATGA
- a CDS encoding DUF1294 domain-containing protein, with amino-acid sequence MTNVILIFILIMSIIAFFVMGYDKSQARKHGQRISEKTLWTLAIVGGGIGAYIGMQMFRHKTKHTNFRVGFLMLLILYAFLIFYILTTDSSIIA; translated from the coding sequence ATGACGAATGTTATTCTTATTTTCATATTAATCATGTCGATAATCGCTTTTTTTGTAATGGGATACGATAAATCACAAGCAAGAAAACATGGACAGCGCATATCGGAAAAAACACTATGGACACTTGCGATTGTAGGAGGGGGAATAGGGGCATACATCGGTATGCAAATGTTTCGCCATAAAACGAAGCATACGAACTTTCGTGTTGGATTTTTAATGCTATTGATATTATATGCTTTCTTAATTTTCTACATATTAACAACAGACAGCTCTATTATTGCATAG
- the dnaI gene encoding primosomal protein DnaI, which yields MERINETLKRVVSPEFTTRLNDMKKEVLENPRVQNFLEENASEINKEIVDRSLSKLYEFISQSHDCGSCPTLDQCQNYMKGYEPKLVLDRNLIDNDFIRCKRGIIEDERRKVISMIDSIHMPKEVMEASLAGVDLEDGSRVVAVRAAKDFLNEWERTNVLPAKGLYIHGKFGVGKSYLLGALANELAARHIHSVVVYVPEFFREMKQSIQDQSLAEKIEFVKRAPVLMLDDIGAETMSSWTRDEILGTILHYRMSEQLPTFMSSNFNYDELQHHLSFTQRGEKEVVKAGRIMERIRALTTPISLQGKNWREI from the coding sequence GTGGAACGTATAAATGAAACACTAAAAAGAGTTGTATCGCCTGAATTTACTACGCGACTAAACGATATGAAAAAGGAAGTTTTAGAAAACCCTAGAGTGCAGAATTTTCTAGAGGAAAACGCCTCAGAGATCAATAAGGAGATAGTCGACCGTAGTTTGAGTAAGCTATATGAATTTATCTCCCAATCTCATGATTGTGGCTCTTGTCCGACTTTAGATCAATGTCAGAATTACATGAAAGGGTATGAACCTAAACTAGTCCTTGATCGAAACTTGATAGATAATGATTTTATTCGTTGCAAACGAGGTATTATTGAAGACGAGCGTAGGAAAGTTATTTCTATGATTGATAGTATTCATATGCCTAAAGAGGTTATGGAAGCTAGTCTTGCCGGAGTGGACCTAGAGGATGGCAGTAGGGTTGTTGCAGTCCGTGCAGCTAAAGACTTTCTTAATGAATGGGAGCGTACAAATGTCCTACCAGCAAAAGGATTATACATTCACGGCAAGTTTGGTGTAGGAAAGTCCTATTTACTCGGTGCTCTCGCAAATGAGTTAGCAGCAAGACATATACATTCGGTAGTTGTGTATGTTCCGGAATTTTTTAGAGAAATGAAGCAATCCATCCAGGATCAGTCACTTGCGGAGAAAATCGAATTCGTCAAACGAGCTCCTGTTTTAATGCTAGATGATATTGGTGCTGAAACAATGTCTAGTTGGACCAGAGATGAAATCTTAGGGACAATTTTGCATTATAGAATGTCAGAACAACTACCAACTTTTATGTCTTCTAATTTCAACTATGACGAGTTGCAACATCATTTGTCTTTCACGCAACGCGGGGAGAAGGAAGTAGTAAAAGCTGGTCGAATCATGGAACGAATTCGAGCACTTACGACACCAATTTCGCTTCAAGGGAAAAATTGGAGAGAAATCTAA
- the mutM gene encoding bifunctional DNA-formamidopyrimidine glycosylase/DNA-(apurinic or apyrimidinic site) lyase, with protein MPELPEVEGVLRSLQPIVTGKTIKSVDVSKTIYTSKANGKEAIIKGLDVDQFRLALPGVKIDHLERRSKYIYFHLLKNGYAHMLVSHLGMSGAWFYVKNLHEITEDKFKRHAHVTFHFEEGGMLVYADIRRFGELRLLEKEADYPPLLLMAPEPFDQYALDHFLYMSALPKYENKAIKEFIMDGHIISGCGNIYATEALFRMKIHPARKVKRISRERKIQLFQEIVIVLLDSIENGGSTISDYRSINGESGNMQNRLQMYGKKECLACGTKTKQKAIGGRTSTYCPACQK; from the coding sequence ATGCCAGAATTACCAGAAGTAGAGGGAGTGTTACGCTCCCTTCAACCAATTGTTACTGGAAAAACAATTAAATCTGTAGACGTTTCTAAAACGATATATACTTCAAAGGCAAATGGTAAAGAAGCTATCATTAAAGGTCTAGATGTGGATCAGTTTCGTTTAGCTTTGCCTGGTGTAAAAATTGACCACTTAGAGAGACGTTCGAAATATATTTATTTTCATCTTTTGAAAAATGGTTATGCTCATATGCTTGTATCTCATTTAGGCATGTCAGGTGCTTGGTTTTATGTGAAAAATTTGCATGAAATTACAGAAGATAAGTTTAAAAGGCATGCTCATGTGACCTTCCATTTTGAGGAGGGAGGCATGCTAGTCTACGCGGACATCCGACGATTTGGCGAATTACGATTATTAGAAAAGGAAGCGGATTACCCTCCTTTATTGCTAATGGCACCAGAGCCATTTGACCAATATGCATTAGATCATTTTTTGTATATGAGTGCACTGCCTAAATACGAAAATAAAGCGATAAAAGAATTTATCATGGATGGGCATATCATATCTGGCTGTGGCAATATTTATGCAACGGAAGCGTTATTTCGTATGAAAATACATCCAGCTCGAAAAGTAAAACGAATTAGTAGAGAGCGGAAAATTCAGCTGTTCCAAGAAATAGTAATTGTTCTGCTTGATAGTATTGAAAATGGAGGTAGTACTATTTCCGATTACCGGTCCATCAACGGTGAATCCGGAAATATGCAAAATAGGCTTCAAATGTATGGAAAAAAGGAATGTTTAGCCTGTGGTACGAAAACGAAACAGAAGGCAATCGGTGGCCGTACTTCTACCTACTGTCCAGCATGTCAGAAATAA
- the coaE gene encoding dephospho-CoA kinase (Dephospho-CoA kinase (CoaE) performs the final step in coenzyme A biosynthesis.) yields MIIGLTGSIASGKSTVANMLMEMDFPIIDADVVARIVVEKGTATLEMIKETFGTEVIHEDGSLNREGLGEIIFSNPSKRKQLNDIMHPAIRAEMLAQKEHLMQQEHPVIIMDIPLLFESRLQSFVDKILVVTVTEQKQLERLMSRNGFTQEEAKLRIQSQLPLSVKEEGADAVIYNNGTIEETKQQLIKVLAIWEQ; encoded by the coding sequence ATGATTATCGGATTAACGGGAAGCATCGCTAGTGGGAAAAGCACCGTAGCAAATATGCTAATGGAAATGGACTTTCCTATTATAGATGCAGATGTTGTGGCACGTATAGTAGTTGAAAAAGGAACTGCGACTCTTGAAATGATTAAAGAGACTTTTGGTACAGAGGTTATCCACGAAGATGGATCCTTAAATCGGGAAGGACTAGGAGAAATTATTTTTTCGAATCCTTCTAAACGTAAGCAATTAAATGATATTATGCATCCTGCTATCCGAGCAGAAATGTTAGCCCAAAAGGAGCACCTAATGCAGCAGGAACATCCAGTCATAATTATGGATATTCCACTGCTTTTTGAAAGTAGGTTGCAATCCTTTGTGGATAAAATCCTTGTAGTGACAGTAACGGAACAGAAGCAACTAGAAAGATTGATGTCTCGAAATGGGTTTACCCAGGAGGAAGCTAAATTACGTATTCAATCCCAATTACCTTTGTCGGTAAAAGAAGAAGGTGCGGATGCGGTTATTTATAACAACGGCACAATAGAAGAAACTAAACAACAATTAATAAAAGTATTAGCAATTTGGGAACAATAA